In a genomic window of Scyliorhinus torazame isolate Kashiwa2021f chromosome 5, sScyTor2.1, whole genome shotgun sequence:
- the LOC140422717 gene encoding uncharacterized protein encodes MEKRWKCGDCGKGFRFPSQLEAHRRIHTGERPFTCSQCEKGFTDSSNLRTHQQVHTGQRPLTSQCEKGFTISLSLRTHQLVHTGERPLTCSQCVKGFITLKSLQKHQRLHTGERPFTCSQCEKGFTTSSNLQIHQRVHTGEKPFTCSQCEKGFATSSNLRKHQRIHTGERPFTCSQCEKGFTTSSNLQIHQRVHTGERPFTCSQCGKGFAQLSNLRRHQRVHTGEKALTCS; translated from the coding sequence atggagaaacggtggaaatgtggggactgtgggaagggattcagattcccatctcagctggaagctcatcgacgcattcacactggggagaggccgttcacttgctctcagtgtgagaagggattcactgattcatcgaacctgcggacgcatcagcaggttcacactgggcagaggccgctcacctctcagtgtgagaagggattcactatttCTTtgagcctgcggacacaccagctagttcacactggggagaggccgctcacttgctctcagtgtgtgaaaggattCATTACTTTAAAgagcctgcagaaacatcagcgacttcacactggggagaggccattcacctgctctcagtgtgagaagggattcactacttcatcgaacctgcagatacatcagcgagttcacactggggaaaagccgttcacatgctctcagtgtgagaagggattcgctacttcatcgaacctgcggaaacaccagcgaattcacacgggggagaggccgttcacctgctctcagtgtgagaagggattcactacttcatcgaacctgcagatacaccagcgcgttcacactggggagaggccgttcacctgctctcagtgtgggaagggattcgctcagttatccaacctgcggagacaccagcgagttcacactggggagaaggcgttaacctgctcttag